The following proteins come from a genomic window of Gossypium raimondii isolate GPD5lz chromosome 5, ASM2569854v1, whole genome shotgun sequence:
- the LOC105768895 gene encoding uncharacterized protein LOC105768895 isoform X2, whose product MALSISRRIVRSFGSLSALGFREYPTVADLSDQIAGDNLLHAECFSFSKGGPSFLGFRRFSTTIWTPDSNGGAFPSDLLSSKTVLTPERTIGLYEDLVVPVTNFHNEDHGLMVLAGDVFDVPIRKDIIHRVVRWQLAKRQQGTHSTKTISEVSGTGRKPWQQKGLGRARHGSLRGPQFRGGATMHGPKPRSHAFKLNKKVRRLGLKIALSARAAEGKLLVFEDLEVPTHKTKNIVNYVNQMENTKKLLLVDGGPINEKLKLATQNLHYVNVLPSIGLNVYSILQHDTLVMSRDAVNRIVERMHTPINR is encoded by the exons ATGGCTTTGTCGATCTCTAGAAGGATTGTACGTTCTTTTGGTTCACTGTCTGCCTTGGGCTTCCGCGAATATCCAACTGTCGCAG attTGAGTGATCAAATTGCTGGGGATAACTTGCTTCATGCAGAATGTTTTAGCTTTTCCAAG GGTGGTCCATCTTTCCTTGGTTTTCGGAGGTTTTCAACCACAATTTGGACTCCTGATTCAAATGGTGGTGCTTTTCCATCCGATTTACTGTCTTCAAAGACTGTGCTAACACCAGAGCGTACTATAG GACTTTATGAAGACCTGGTAGTTCCTGTGACAAATTTTCATAATGAAGACCATGGCTTGATGGTTTTGGCTGGTGATGTTTTTGATGTACCTATTAGAAAGGATATTATCCACCGTGTTGTACGATGGCAGCTTGCAAAACGACAACAG GGAACACATTCAACAAAAACTATTAGTGAGGTTAGTGGGACTGGTAGGAAGCCCTGGCAACAGAAGGGTCTTGGTCGAGCTAGGCATGGATCACTGCGTGGTCCCCAG TTTCGAGGTGGTGCTACTATGCATGGCCCCAAGCCAAGAAGTCATgcttttaaattgaataagaagGTTAGGCGTCTTGGACTGAAGATTGCACTGTCTGCTCGTGCTGCTGAAGGAAAG CTTCTTGTCTTTGAGGATTTGGAGGTCCCTACacataaaaccaaaaatatagTGAACTATGTAAATCAAATGGAGAATACCAAGAAACTTCTGCTGGTGGATGGTGGCCCCataaatgaaaagttgaagcTAGCTACACAAAATTTACATTATGTCAACGTGCTGCCATCAATT GGCTTGAATGTCTATAGCATCTTGCAGCATGACACGTTAGTGATGTCCCGTGATGCTGTTAACAGGATTGTCGAGCGAATGCACACTCCAATCAACCGTTGA
- the LOC105770243 gene encoding chromatin remodeling protein EBS, which translates to MAKTRPGISGTKPKQGKKDLDSYTIRGTNKVVRVGDCVLMRPSDTGKPPYVARVEKIEADSRNNVKVRVRWYYRPEESLGGRRQFHGAKELFLSDHYDVQSAHTIEGKCIVHSFKNYTKLEDVGAEDYYCRFEYKAATGAFTPDRVAVYCKCEMPYNPDDLMVQCEGCKDWYHPACVDMTIEEAKMLDHFVCSECSEDDLKRSQNGFHPSPVSDVKVDAKRRKR; encoded by the exons ATGGCAAAAACAAGACCAGGAATTTCTGGCACCAAGCCCAAACAAGGGAAGAAGGACCTCGACTCTTACACCATCAGAGGCACCAACAAAGTTGTCAGAG TTGGGGATTGTGTTCTGATGCGTCCTTCCGACACTGGTAAGCCCCCGTATGTGGCACGAGTTGAGAAAATTGAAGCAGATAGCAGGAATAATGTGAAGGTTCGAGTACGGTGGTATTATCGTCCCGAGGAGTCACTTGGAGGAAGGAGGCAGTTCCATGGAGCAAAGGAGCTGTTTTTGTCTGACCACTATGATGTGCAGAGTGCTCACACCATTGAAGGGAAGTGCATCGTTCATTCTTTCAAGAACTACACTAAGCTTGAGGATGTTGGGGCTGAGGATTACTATTGTAGGTTCGAGTATAAAGCTGCTACCGGTGCCTTTACTCCTGACCGAGTTGCTGT GTATTGCAAATGTGAGATGCCTTACAACCCTGATGATCTCATGGTGCAATGTGAGGGCTGCAAGGACTG GTATCATCCCGCTTGTGTGGACATGACAATTGAGGAAGCGAAAATGTTGGATCACTTTGTTTGTTCCGAATGTTCTGAGGATGATCTGAAAAGATCACAGAACGGATTTCATCCATCACCAGTATCTGATGTAAAG
- the LOC105768895 gene encoding uncharacterized protein LOC105768895 isoform X1 — MALSISRRIVRSFGSLSALGFREYPTVAGRSFQASDLSDQIAGDNLLHAECFSFSKGGPSFLGFRRFSTTIWTPDSNGGAFPSDLLSSKTVLTPERTIGLYEDLVVPVTNFHNEDHGLMVLAGDVFDVPIRKDIIHRVVRWQLAKRQQGTHSTKTISEVSGTGRKPWQQKGLGRARHGSLRGPQFRGGATMHGPKPRSHAFKLNKKVRRLGLKIALSARAAEGKLLVFEDLEVPTHKTKNIVNYVNQMENTKKLLLVDGGPINEKLKLATQNLHYVNVLPSIGLNVYSILQHDTLVMSRDAVNRIVERMHTPINR, encoded by the exons ATGGCTTTGTCGATCTCTAGAAGGATTGTACGTTCTTTTGGTTCACTGTCTGCCTTGGGCTTCCGCGAATATCCAACTGTCGCAGGTCGATCATTTCAAGCTTCTG attTGAGTGATCAAATTGCTGGGGATAACTTGCTTCATGCAGAATGTTTTAGCTTTTCCAAG GGTGGTCCATCTTTCCTTGGTTTTCGGAGGTTTTCAACCACAATTTGGACTCCTGATTCAAATGGTGGTGCTTTTCCATCCGATTTACTGTCTTCAAAGACTGTGCTAACACCAGAGCGTACTATAG GACTTTATGAAGACCTGGTAGTTCCTGTGACAAATTTTCATAATGAAGACCATGGCTTGATGGTTTTGGCTGGTGATGTTTTTGATGTACCTATTAGAAAGGATATTATCCACCGTGTTGTACGATGGCAGCTTGCAAAACGACAACAG GGAACACATTCAACAAAAACTATTAGTGAGGTTAGTGGGACTGGTAGGAAGCCCTGGCAACAGAAGGGTCTTGGTCGAGCTAGGCATGGATCACTGCGTGGTCCCCAG TTTCGAGGTGGTGCTACTATGCATGGCCCCAAGCCAAGAAGTCATgcttttaaattgaataagaagGTTAGGCGTCTTGGACTGAAGATTGCACTGTCTGCTCGTGCTGCTGAAGGAAAG CTTCTTGTCTTTGAGGATTTGGAGGTCCCTACacataaaaccaaaaatatagTGAACTATGTAAATCAAATGGAGAATACCAAGAAACTTCTGCTGGTGGATGGTGGCCCCataaatgaaaagttgaagcTAGCTACACAAAATTTACATTATGTCAACGTGCTGCCATCAATT GGCTTGAATGTCTATAGCATCTTGCAGCATGACACGTTAGTGATGTCCCGTGATGCTGTTAACAGGATTGTCGAGCGAATGCACACTCCAATCAACCGTTGA